A segment of the Lolium perenne isolate Kyuss_39 chromosome 3, Kyuss_2.0, whole genome shotgun sequence genome:
AGGATCATATGCCCTGAAGATTGCAGCACACGTACCGCGAATGCAACGTGAAGTGCGAATGTTGCCATGCTGCTTGGGTGTGCGGATTCGATGAAGTTTAGGTGAAAATTCGAGCCGATAAGACAGGCAGTTGCTTAAGGCACGCGCGCTCAGTGTACCGGCCTTTTTGTGCGGCTACGAAGCCGTATTCGACCAAGAGACCAGATCTGGAGGTTTTGAGCGCCGATGAGCTACAAGTTTTTCGCTTGGTTTTGTTGCCGGGGACTAATGCTTGTATAGCATCTACGTGCAAAGGTTTGAATCCTTTTACTCTAGATTATGAACACCTTGTTGGATCTGTCAAGAACGAGCTGACAACTACACGGGAAGTGGCCCGGCCAGGGAAAATTCCTTCCCATGCATATGATGCTTCAAAATTTTCTTTTATCTGCTTTTTTTGAAAGATTATTATGGAACTTTTTGTCAATTCAGATGGCATGGACTAATGAGGCAACATAACGAATGGTATGTGGTCGCGTGGTGCATTTAGACGCATCATAGTGACATAGTGTCCAATAGCTTCTACAAATAGGGTGGTGGGGTTGACTGAGGACCGGCCAACGAGAGAATGCGAGGATCATCCGAGGAGTTATGTTCAGGCACATGGCAGAGGGTCTGACGAGGTTGCGCTTAGGCGAGTGGCCAATCGTAGAGATCAGCGGGTTCAAAAGTGTACGTACGTGAGAGCGGACGCTTTGCCCCTTTTTCCTGTGTGAGATTGCAAGCGTGTGGGCATGTGGACAGCTCGTTTGACATCTTCTACCTATGAAAACAATACTATTATTGAAAAGGACAGCTTCTCATTTTTATTGTACTTCTATCTATATTTGGTATCGAGCTAGATTATGACAATCTAGTTTTTTATTTAAACTAGTTATGTCCTTTTTCCGTTTCGCTAAGTTGTTTTTGTGGCTATTTTTCACGTATAGTAGGAAGTGCACAATACTAAGCAATAACTGCATATCAAGCTAATGTGACATGCGGCCATGCTGCTTGTCCTCCTACTAATCACCCTCCTCTTTTTTATCATCGTGTCTCTAATAAGGACCCTCACGTGCATCTGACTTCACGCTTTGAAGGTGGGTTTTATATGTCTACATTTCTGGTTGTCCTCGCCTTCCCTAAGCTTGTACCTTATCATCGGTGTCCCACATTTTGGGTCCTTAGTGGTGATGTGTACTTTGGACTTTGACCTAAAATTTCATGCATGGGGAAATACATATCATGTGAACTTTTGTGATTCAAAATATCCATAACGCCTCTTCCGGTCAGGAGCCACATTGAGCCCAGCCGAAGAGGCAAATGTTTAATAACACATGGTTCTGAAAACTGTAGGAGGCCATGAGTTGGCCCACTTCGCTTCTTCAATACCAGCCCACCAAGCCTCTGAGTTATGTGTGTTCAGTCCAACAGGCCTCAAGTTCTACCGAGACCTATATCAATCTGAGGGAACGGAGGACATGGCAGCGGTTTTAGACACAGTACCAGTACGGGTTACTGAAGCTATGAACAAGGAGCTGATTGCTGCAATCAGCGAGAAGGAAGTGAGAGTAGCTCTTTTCCAGATGTTCCCTACCAAAGCGTCGGCGCCTGATGGATTTCCGGCACATTTTTTTCAAAGACACTGGGATCTCTGCGGAGAGGAGGTGACGAATATTGTGCTTCGTGTGCTCCGAGGAGAGGATGATCCGACTGGTTTCAACAAGACCTTTCTTGTCCTAATCCCTAAGGTAGACAAGCCAGAGGAGCTGGGGCAGTTTAGGCCTATCAGTCTATGTAACGTGATTTATAAGATTGCTTCGAAAGCCCTCGCAAACAGACTGAAGGTGGTGTTACCTGAGATTATATCTGACGAACAGTCAGCTTTCGTGCCGGGCAGATTAATTACGGACAATATAATTACGGCCTATGAGTGCCTTCACTTTATGAAGAGGAACAAAGTAGTCAAGCATAGATTTTGTGCTCTAAAACTCGACATGAGGAAGGCTTATGACCGTGTTGAATGGAAATATCTTGAGGCAATTATAAAAAAACTTGGTTTCCATCGAACATGGGTGAGGATGATCATGAGGATGGTTACTACGGTATCATTCTCAGTTTTGTTTAATGGAGAACGGTTAGAGGAATTCCAACCATCTCGGGGTATCCGCCAAGGTGACCCAATATCGCCATATTTGTTCTTGTTAGCAGCAGAGGGCCTGTCGTGCCTCCTAAAAGCTAGAAGTGAATCATCAACGCTACAGGGTTTACAAGTGGCCCCCACTGCCCCGGCAGTGAACCACCTTCTTTTCGCCGATGATAACCTGCTGTTTATTAAGGCAAATGTGGAGAGTGCCCGAGATGCTCGGGACACACTGGATGCTTACTGTCGAGCATCGGGACAGAGGATAAATTTGGACAAGTCATCAATTTTCTTTAGTAAGCGTTGTCCAAATTTAGTAAAACAGGAACTCAAACTGATTCTTAATGTTCAGAATGAGTCTCTAAGTGAAAAGTACTTGGGTATGCCCTCTGATGTGGGGAGATCAGTGAATGGGTCCTTTAAATTTCTAAAGGATCGTATATGGAAGTGGATTCAAGGTTGGATAGAGCAGTGTTTGTTGGCTGGAGGGAAGGATGTTTTGATCAAATCAGTTGCGCAGGCAATTCCAGTTTTCTCGATGGCTTGCTTCAAGCTCCCACGGGGCTTATGTCAACATATCAACTCGCTGATAAGGAATTTCTGGTGGGGCTCAAAAGATGGCAAGAGGAAGACATGTTGGGTGTCGTGGGAGGACATGACAAAACCGAAGTTTTTGGGTGGCCTCGGTTTCCGTGATATTGAGTTATTCAACTTAGCACTGCTGGCGCGCCAAGGATGGAGAATTCTCCAGTCTCCCAACACGCTCAGTGCTCGTATGCTCAAAGCTATCTACTTCCCAGACTCAGATTTCATGGCTGCTGACTTAGGAGCTCATCAATCAAAGATATGGAGGTCTATTCTACATGGAAGGGAGGTCCTAGCTACGGGTTTGATCCGCTGTATCGGGACGGGGGAGACTACTAATGCATGGGCTGATAAGTGGCTGCCCAGAGATGGAGCATTACGGCCTATAGCTTGTCGGACACCGCCGATCAAGAAACACCCCAGCGTGTTTCAGAGTTTATTGATCATACGATGAGGCAGTGGAATGGGCACCTGCTTCAGGAGCATTTTCTACCAATGGATGTACAGCTGATCCAGGCTATCCCTCTCAGTACGCGTGTACAAGCAGATTTTTGGGCCTGGCACTATGACAGTAGGGGTATTTTCAGTGTACGCTCGGCTTACAGGATGTTGGCTAAACTGAAGGAGAAAAGAGTCGCTTGGATTGAGGGGGCGTCTGCGGGCTCGAACACGAAGGATGTGCAAAAGGGTTGGACGAGCTTGTGGCACATCCAAGTTCCAGCCAAACTGAAGGTTTTCTTATGGAGGTTGGCACGACAATCATTGCCGACGGCGGACTTGTTGAGCCGGCGACACATTACGACGTCGAGCTCCTGTGGTATGTGGGGCAGTAGATTCATGGCGTCATTCGTTGCTTGAGTGCACGATGGCGAGATGCGCCTGGGCCTTGACAGATGAGGAGCTGCTTGAACATATGGGTCAGGTGAATGAAGCACAGGCGAGGACCTGGCTTTTTTCTATGATAGACACCCTCACGCACAATCAGCTTACACGGATGTGTGTTACTTTGTGGGCAAtttggtgttggagatatgcccaagaggcaataataaaagtggttattatatatctttgtgtttatgataaatgtttatataccatgctataattgtattaaccgaaatattgatacatgtgtgttatgtaaacaacaatgagtccctagtatgcctcttaactagcttgttgattaatagatgattagtttcataatcatgaacattggatgttattaataacaaggttatatcattatatgaatgatgtaatggacacacccaattaagtgtagcataagatctcgtcattaagttatttgctataagctttcgatacatagttacctagtcctttcgaccatgagatcatataaatcacttatacctaaaaggtactttgattacatcaaacgccactgcgtaaatgagtggttataaaggtgggattaagtatccggaaagtatgagttgaggcatatggatcaacagtgggatttgtccatcccgatgacggatagatatactctgggccctctcggtggaatatcgtctaatgtcttgcaagcatatgaatgagttcataagagaccatataccacggtacgagtaaagagtacttgtcaggagacgaggttgaacaaggtatagagtgatactgatgatcaaacctcggacaagtaaaatatcgcgtgacaaagggaattggtatcgtatgtgaatggttcattcgatcattaagtcatcgttgaatatgtgggagccattatggatctccagatcccgctattggttattggtcggagagagttctcaaccatgtccacatagttcgcgaaccgtagggtgacacactgtaatatcccaggtattggggttacaaaaatagaggaaacagatgtgtgcattgcattcatgcatagaaaatccggggaattttcgcgcttttgtttaaaactaccaaagggatcgaggtttctcttaaaACACATCGATGAAATTGAGTTAGTCATCGATGTGGGTGCGACAagtttcgacatgacctttgttgaaTATTGTGTTTTAAGGGAAAcaaattgaattcaaattcaaatatgaaagacataaatTGAAGCAAgatttgaattccaaacaataGTTTTCTAATTATAATTCAAACAATGCTGAATTAGGAATAGGACGAGAATAGGGAAATTACATTTTATTAATTGAATACACATTTACAAAGTCATTACAATATCCAATATTATTACAACTTACAAATATTACAAGAATAAAATACAGAAAGGAAAACTAAGCTAATCCTATCTAAATATCTTCTATTCCTCTTTTGTCTTGTACCTACAAAACAAACAAAGAAAACATAAAAGAAGTAAAGCCAAGTGGCTATGTTAAAAATAATAAAGAGAAAGGGAAAGAATGGAAAGATCTTTTCCCAGCCCGAGCACATCCACAAGGGGTGATGTACCAGGTTGAAACTTGCACCCTACAGGCAGGCAGCTTACAAGACACATGCATGTACATAGCTGTCGGTCAAGCACACATCCAGGAGACAATATAAAAGAGGATTTCCTTGCAGCACACAGCTGCTCGGCTCAGCACAAGATCAATCCATCGACTATTCCCCAGTTCATCCAAGAACATCATTGTCAGTTCATCGAGCGGTTAAATGCACGGTGCCACCACGAATCATCGGTCCCAAATCGGAGTAAGTATCAAGATCGGGAGGAGGAGGCATACCACCGGATGCGGTTTAGCTCAGAACCAACAAGAACCAGCCACCAAGGCTGAGAGAGCGACGGTAGGATCTCACCAAAAATATAAGCTAGGAGTATCTGCCTTTAGCCTTTGCATAGTCACCAAAAGGGGGAGATAAAAAGGGAATAAATATAAAAGCAGCCAAACCCATCTACCCTTCAACTAGATTTTCATCTAGGGGGATGGAGAGATGGATTTTCCTCTCAGGCCGAGGTTTAGAGAAACAACAACCAGTAGTATCTGTTCATATCATAAATCATGCCTCAGCCTTTTTTTGCATCACTGGCAGGGCCAAGAAAACCAAACATatatctgttcttatcagttgAAACTATCAAACAAGGGACAGCCAAATCCACCAATAAAAACCAACCTTGTAAAAAACAAATCATCTCTAGTTGCTACTTTGCAACTAGATCATATACTAGAAACTCAAAGATCACTTTGGGTTTTCCCACAACACTACTGTTTAAGATCATATATGCACAGGCTTTAATCACCACCATAAGCAACCAGTAATAATTCACATGTTACAGGGAACTACTTAGGGTCCAGGAATTCTTCCCAGGCCAACTAAGTAGAGCCAGTAAAGCAAGCAAAGCCACAAGCTAACCATCATATAAAGTATCCCTTTATAAGCAGCATATCGGTCCAAGAAGGTAATTAAAGCATCACTTGTGCACTACAGCACAATTCTGTCCAGGatcatatatatacacatgctttAGCCATTATCATAAGCAAACAGTTAATAATCAACATATTACAAAAATCTACTTAGGGTCCAGGGGATTaatcccaggccaaccaagtagtATATAGCTGCAGCAAGTCCACATCAATCAAGCAAACAAGCCCTCAGTCTCAGCAGTATAGCCACACTAGCAGGTAAACAAGATCACATGAACCACCAGTGGTTTAATACCAACATATTATAAACAGCCAGCAACCAAATGATTAAGCCAACCAACTTAAGCACAAGACAGTGATCAATTTGATCAAGGCCTTACCAGCATAAACCACACAGCAGTTACAACTTGTTTAACCGATATAAAAATAGGTGGATTATATGCATTATAAGATGCATATAGGCATTTTACTTGCAGCAACAATTGTCCCATTTATTTCTTCATCCCAAAGGCTACCAAAAACATGTAGATCAATATTTATCTACTAGATAAATTGAAAACAGTAGCATCAACAAGTCAATTTTGAGCATTTGTTTATGCCCACTCGTAGGAACCAAGAATCATTACGCTATAAATTAATTAGCATAAGATCAGCAGCCTATGACCATAAGATATATAGAACCAATACCAAACTCCTCTAAATGGCTAACCAAGTAACCAGACAAGTACAGCTGCCAAGTCATGGTCATAGATAGAGGGGAGAGGAGTGGGATATAGCTCACAGTGGTGTAGACGAATAGAGGAAGAGGCCGACGCCGGGGTTGCAGTCGTTGACGCCGTCCGGCCGGCGTCGAGGAAGAAGCAGTCACCACCATCACCACACCTCCCACCAGTTCATCACCAATACCTCGCTAGCAGCCCCACCACCACTACCGCAGTATCACAGGCAGGAGAAGTTCCACACCTTAACCAACGAGAGCAGGCCATGGCGAGCCAGGAGGGGCGCCAGGGTTGCAGCAACTGCTGCCATCCTGCCAGCGCCCAAGCAGAGGTCGTGGAGGATGGAGAGAAGGCCTTGCTCGTCGTAGAGAAGCCGCCAAGGGTGCAGACAGAGTCATGGGAGCACTACATCGATGAGCGCTAGGGTTACGCATCCGTGCCCATGTACGCGTTGGGAGGCGTCGTGGTGGCGGAGGTAGGCGGAGAGGGTCGTTGGAGCCTCGCCGATCGACGGTCCTGCCCGAATCGGCCGACGACGGTCGAACCCCATGCGACATCAGCTAGGGTTTCGGAATTAGGGATATGCGCGGCGGGCGGCGAGGTCCAAATCGATTTGGGGGGAATTGAAGAGCAAGGAGAGGCGGAGCTTAGACCATCTCGCCGGCACCGGGGAGAGCCGGAGATGGCCGGGAAAAAAGGCGGCGACGCCGCAGAGACATGGATGCCATAAGGGAGAGGGGGGTCGTGTATGTGCGTGTGTGCGAGAGAAATGAGAGTGAGAGCAGGGGTGGGTCGGGGTTGGGTTGAACCCAACCTAGGCCAGGCCAACCCAGTCAAGTTGGGCCTCATGGGCCAATTCGGTCTGGTCCAAGTTGGACCAGTCAACTTTGCCATTCTAgccttttaattttttttttctagAAAATCATTCACACTTTGAAAAAATTCATATCAAATTAAATTCAACTCACAAAAATTTAAatgatatatcaaaatgctcacaaaaataaacactattcaaataaaatataaaataaaaatgtgtgtcaaaataaaattttACTTATTTTTTATATTTATTAATTATGTCTTTCTAATAGTTTTAAATACAATTTTAATCCAATGAAGAgttaagtttcaaaattaaattttaactactcatgtaactaagtaaaatgttaagattaatattCTAAATTATCTTTGCattaacttaaatattagtggtaattcataaacctaaattgcaaattaccatttaccattttctttaaatgaaataaagcaagaaaatactAAAGTTTAATATTATTTTGGGGTAATCCAAAAATTGTTACTCAAACATCTTTAGTCAACAAGTTAAGTATTTTAAAACTTATTA
Coding sequences within it:
- the LOC139838188 gene encoding uncharacterized protein, which produces MAAVLDTVPVRVTEAMNKELIAAISEKEVRVALFQMFPTKASAPDGFPAHFFQRHWDLCGEEVTNIVLRVLRGEDDPTGFNKTFLVLIPKVDKPEELGQFRPISLCNVIYKIASKALANRLKVVLPEIISDEQSAFVPGRLITDNIITAYECLHFMKRNKVVKHRFCALKLDMRKAYDRVEWKYLENESLSEKYLGMPSDVGRSVNGSFKFLKDRIWKWIQGWIEQCLLAGGKDVLIKSVAQAIPVFSMACFKLPRGLCQHINSLIRNFWWGSKDGKRKTCWVSWEDMTKPKFLGGLGFRDIELFNLALLARQGWRILQSPNTLSARMLKAIYFPDSDFMAADLGAHQSKIWRSILHGREIEGRGVGYSSQWCRRIEEEADAGVAVVDAVRPASRKKQSPPSPHLPPVHHQYLASSPTTTTAVSQAGEVPHLNQREQAMASQEGRQGCSNCCHPASAQAEVVEDGEKALLVVEKPPRVQTESWEHYIDER